The genomic window ACCTACGTGCGCACGCCGGAGGACCACGAGGTCGACTTCCTTGCCCGCACCCCGGAGGGCGGGATGGAACTGGTCCAGGTCTGCGCCGACGCATCCGACCCGGCCGTGGCGGACCGGGAACTCAGGGCCCTGGCCGAAGCGGCAATACGCTTCCCCGGCGCAGGGCAGCGCCTTCTGACACTGACCCGGGACGGCGCCCCCTCCGCGGTGCCCCCGGGAATCGCCGTTCAGCCGGCCTATGAGTGGATGCTCTCCCGAAATGCCCCTTGACCCAGGAGCCGGATCCTTAGGATTCTGGATCCGGCCGGCCTCCCGCCGGCAGCCTGTGCCCATAGCTCAGCCGGATAGAGCAACGGCCTTCTAAGCCGTAGGTCGCGCGTTCGAGTCGCGCTGGGCGCACCAGATACGAACCCCCGTCACCGCCCGGTTTCGGGGGTTTCCTCGATCCGCCCGGAGCGCCGCCGATCCCGCTACGCGTGCGAGAAGACCATCTCCTTCACCTCGATGCCCGGGATCGCCCCGAGCCTGGCGACCATGCCCGTGCGGACTTCGTCGCCGCCCAGGACCTCCAGCAGGACCACGCCCTCCGAGGCGCAGAGGCTGTCGGCGACCTCGTGCAGGCCCAGGCGGGTCTTGATGTTGCCGCCGTAGTCCGTGAAGACCTTCTGGACCTCGCCTGCGTTGCGCAGGCGATCGGTGATATGGATGCCGAGAATGACGTGATCCGTCTTCATGGGCGCCTCCGGGGTGGGTTGGACCATTGTAGATCCAATGCCCTGGATGGGGTCAGGTGCGCCTTGGCGAGAACGGGATGATGTTGTCCTCCGCCTCCGGCCGTTCCCCGTCCGCCTCCAGATCCTCCACCCGGTAGCTGTTCTCCACGCCGTTGTCCCACCGGACATAGTAGGGCCGGGGCGCGGCGCCCGGCTTGTGGGGGCGGTCCCCGGCGAAGAGGATCGTGCCGGGCCGGCCTCCGCCCTGGCCCTGGGGGCAGAAGTTCGGCCACGCGCCGCCGTACAGGGCGTAGGCGGCCCTGGCGAGGCGGACGCGGTCACCGGCTTTGAAGAGAAGGTCCATGCGGGCTCCGGGGGACGGGCCCATTATGACCCAGGGCGCGGGTCCGGCCGCTATGCTGGAGGTCCATGAGCGATCAAGGCGCAGCACCCTTCCCGCCCCTGGCGTACCAGGGCCCCAGCTCGATCCCCGAGGTGGCCCTCGTCCTGGAGCTGGGACGGACCCTGCAGGAGTGCGGCGTCAGCGCCCCCACCCTGGAGAACGCCCTGGGCCGCCTCGCCCAGCATCTGGACCTGGAGGGGGCCATCTACGCCACGCCCACGGGCTTCCTGGCCTCCCTGCGCAAGGAGGGGCACCACGGGAAGACCTACCTCATCCGGGTGGACGCGGGGCAGTCCTCCCTGGAGAAGCTCGCGGACGCCGAGGGGCTGGTGGACCAGGTGCTCCAGGACCGCCTGGACGTGGCCACGGCCCGCGACCACCTGGCGAGGCTGGCGGCGCGGCCCATGCGCTTCCCCCCCTGGCTGCAGGTGCTGGCCTACGGCATGGCCTCCATGGGCATGGCGGTCATCTTCGGAGGGGGCTGGCGCGAAGTCCTGCTGGGCACCCTCATCGGGCTCCTGGTGGGCGCCGCGGCGCAGCTCGCCGGAAGGCGGGCGGGGCTGGCCCGCCTCACGCCGCTGCTGGGCGGCGTCATCAGCTCCCTGGGCGGCGCGCTCCTGGGGCGCTTCCTGCCCTCGGCCTCCCACCCCATCCTCGTCCTCAGCGGCATCATCGTGCTGGTGCCTGGGCTGGGGCTCCTGGTGTCCATGCAGGAGCTGGGCACCGGCAACCTGGTGGCCGGCACCGCGCGGCTGGCGGGGACCTTCCTGGTGTTCCTGCTCCTGGCCTTCGGGGTGGGCCTGGGCCAGCACCTGGGCGGCGCGTGGCTGGTGGGCGTGCCCTCCACCGCGGTCCCGCTGCCCTTCTGGACCGTGGCCCCGGCCCTGGCCCTGGTGGCCCTGGGCTTCCTGGTGGTCTTCCAGGGGCGCCTGGAGGACTTC from Geothrix sp. 21YS21S-2 includes these protein-coding regions:
- a CDS encoding threonine/serine exporter ThrE family protein, translated to MSDQGAAPFPPLAYQGPSSIPEVALVLELGRTLQECGVSAPTLENALGRLAQHLDLEGAIYATPTGFLASLRKEGHHGKTYLIRVDAGQSSLEKLADAEGLVDQVLQDRLDVATARDHLARLAARPMRFPPWLQVLAYGMASMGMAVIFGGGWREVLLGTLIGLLVGAAAQLAGRRAGLARLTPLLGGVISSLGGALLGRFLPSASHPILVLSGIIVLVPGLGLLVSMQELGTGNLVAGTARLAGTFLVFLLLAFGVGLGQHLGGAWLVGVPSTAVPLPFWTVAPALALVALGFLVVFQGRLEDFAWTLGACVLAWGAARLGTEFLGSEAGAGIAALALGAACNQYARRTRRPGAVLLLPSIMLILPGSVGVRGITMMMHGQTLEGLEAGIHALSVTVALMLGLFLANALVSRRTF